From the Calonectris borealis chromosome 4, bCalBor7.hap1.2, whole genome shotgun sequence genome, one window contains:
- the FABP1 gene encoding fatty acid-binding protein, liver yields MSFTGKYELQSQENFETFMKALGLPDEQIQKGKDIKSISEIVQDGKKFKITVTTGSKVLHNEFTIGEECEMEMLTGEKVKAIVQLEGDNRLVANLKGLKSVTELNGDTITHTMTMGDLTYKRISKRI; encoded by the exons ATGAGCTTTACTGGAAAATACGAACTCCAGTCCCAGGAAAATTTTGAGACTTTTATGAAAGCCCTCG GGCTTCCTGATGAACAGATCCAGAAGGGCAAGGACATCAAAAGCATCTCAGAAATTGTGCAGGATGGGAAAAAGTTCAAGATTACCGTGACCACTGGCTCCAAAGTGCTGCACAACGAGTTCACCATCGGGGAGGAGTGTGAGATGGAGATGCTGACGGGAGAGAAGGTCAAG GCTATTGTTCAGCTGGAGGGTGACAACAGACTGGTCGCAAACCTGAAAGGGCTGAAATCCGTCACCGAACTCAACGGAGACACCATCACCCAT aCAATGACCATGGGAGACCTCACCTACAAGAGAATCAGCAAGAGAATCTAG
- the THNSL2 gene encoding threonine synthase-like 2 — MEYVSTRGGVGAVDFEGALFSGYAPDGGLFMPQRIPSLDGDTLRRWSRLSYRELVKELCSLFITAELVPRNTLNDLIDRAFSRFRHKDVVHLSRLKDGLNVLELWHGVTYAFKDLSLSCTGQFLQYFLEKKQKHVTILVGTSGDTGSSAIESVRGQKNMDIFVLLPKGFCTQIQELQMTTVIEDNVHVFAAHGNSDEIDEPIKELFADVDFARKYNLMSLNSVNWSRIMVQIAHHFYAYFQCAPSLDTTPLPVVEIVVPTGGGGNITAGCIAQKMGLPIRLVAVVNSNDIIHRTVQHGDFSLSESVKATLASAMDIQEPYNMERILWLLSGSDSRLMKTLMERFSVSKSRKLPEDLHRKLSETLRSCSASDEDIVRAIRRCWEENRYLLCPHSAVAAHYHYSQPDGTPRCCLAPASAAKFQDSLLRAGLVPQLPPEITALTVMETRSTPLERGQDWAQTLREWIEAKAERWGTAGQGVMQT; from the exons atggagTACGTCAGCACGCGGGGAGGCGTGGGGGCCGTCGACTTCGAGGGAGCCCTCTTCTCCGGCTACGCACCCGACGGGGGCCTCTTCATGCCCCAGCGCATCCCCTCGCTGGACGGGGACACCCTGCGGAGGTGGAGCCGCCTCTCCTACCGGGAGCTGGTGAAGGAGCTCTGCTCCCTCTTCATCACGGCTGAGCTGGTCCCGCGGAACACGCTCAATG ACCTGATCGACAGGGCCTTCAGCAGGTTCAGACACAAGGACGTCGTCCATCTGTCCAGGCTGAAAGATGGGCTGAATGTTTTGGAGCTGTGGCACGGGGTTACTTACGCTTTTAAAGATCTGTCCTTGTCCTGCACGGGGCAGTTTTTACAGTACTTCttggagaaaaaacagaagcacGTCACTATTCTGGTGG GGACTTCAGGGGACACGGGGAGCTCAGCCATCGAGAGCGTGAGAGGGCAGAAGAACATGGACATCTTTGTTCTGCTGCCTAAGGGGTTCTGCACCCAGATACAGGAACTTCAGATGACCACCGTCATTGAAGACAACGTCCACGTCTTTGCTG CTCATGGGAACAGCGATGAAATCGATGAGCCGATCAAGGAACTATTCGCTGATGTCGATTTTGCCAGAAAATATAATCTGATGAGCTTGAATTCGGTCAATTGGTCTAGGATTATGGTGCAGATTGCTCACCACTTCTACGCTTACTTCCAGTGTGCCCCGTCCCTGGATACCACCCCGCTGCCAGTGGTGGAAATTGTTGTgccaacaggaggaggaggaaatatcacag cTGGCTGTATTGCTCAGAAAATGGGTCTCCCGATTCGACTTGTTGCCGTGGTTAACAGCAATGACATCATTCATAGGACTGTTCAACATGGAGATTTCTCACTGTCAGAGAGCGTGAAGGCTACGTTAGCATCAGCCATGGATATTCAG GAGCCTTACAATATGGAGAGGATCCTCTGGCTGCTCTCGGGCTCTGACAGCCGCCTGATGAAAACGCTGATGGAGCGATTCAGCGTGTCAAAAAGCCGTAAGCTGCCGGAGGATTTGCACAGAAAG CTCTCTGAGACCCTGCGCTCGTGCTCGGCCTCCGACGAGGACATCGTGCGAGCCATACGGCGCTGCTGGGAGGAAAACCGCTACCTGCTGTGTCCCCACTCCGCCGTGGCTGCTCACTACCACTACTCGCAGCCAGATGG cacGCCCCGGTGTTGCTTAGCTCCAGCCTCCGCAGCCAAATTTCAGGACTCCCTGCTCCGAGCTGGCCTggttccccagctcccccccgaAATCACTGCCTTAACGGTGATGGAGACCAGGTCCACTCCCCTGGAGCGGGGGCAGGACTGGGCACAAACGCTCCGGGAGTGGATCGAAGCCAAGGCAGAGCGGTGGGGGACTGCCGGGCAGGGAGTTATGCAGACCTGA